The Terriglobales bacterium genome includes a region encoding these proteins:
- a CDS encoding arabinofuranosidase catalytic domain-containing protein translates to MKTRISLAVTLALTFPLISAILVMAQQSNPGSRVAQQRPEGPCDIYAAAGDPCVAAHSTTRALYASYNGPLYQVLRQSDGKTLDIGVVEPVASPVPDAGGYADAEAQDKFCANTYCWISKIYDQSPQHNDLTQAPRGGFSGPALGGFNNLPLADMAPITIMGHKVYGVFIEPGMGLRQNDAKGTAVDDQAEGQYWVINGLHYNSGCCFDYGNAEIDSRDDDNGTMETAYFGNARAWFHGNPPGPWVMTDQENNLVGCVNPDGTKLCVNLPSITWRFVTAIAKGEPHHWTSMGGNAQTGELSVMFSGPRVNRTYDPMRKQGAILLGNGGDNSNGSQGTFYEGAMTAAGTFPTDATDQRVQANIIGARYDVAPLTLAPASATATPPGVQTFSPGSAQEITATFTNTADAPVADVTLSIAVPNKQWTSFASSSTETSKKFNDPVAPGATASATFKITSGQGAFNGDLVGNASWTNTKTGANQTTTVVEKVRNVSPIKINEFRISSGSANTTDSFIELYNGGSSTVDISNWTLTLHPAQQAIFSTLKIPAGTKLATGGFYLFGLSNSGLVVPARVGDSTIYVRNTNGMSVGDTVAVDVGSNLERRKIANLGTAAGNHTALWQPLPDGPVITVPAGSTNVPVASTSEFAVGQKMAIGYGATYPAVARDLEQYEVVTVTAVGKQGTQAYLAADAPAGSTNIKVTSVSDISVGDKIRLDIDSRGHGVETVTVTRVGKQAYRTNLAADASAGATNIKVRNVNGLAAGDKLTIGTPANKEEVTVSTVGTAGPTGTGVEFTPELAQEHGRDGTVMAVGTGLDLAAPLKFSHASNLPFSDRGTGISFQPATAFAHSSNEPVQALGTGIALDRALAKAHAINSAVRDSAVTTAGYQGTPAPNQWFGGPELVTNYPLFGRTIALRQGSIVLRDAPGLVVDSLNYGGLVDPWAAEGYQAKSGFDQSGCFVRAPGPAGGFGPAAVSAINQSAGRSPDGAEADSNCTDFLTQAVTTLAAASEAGETNVKVANVEGFEVGQKITIDTGANEENGVIATVGTSGATTVDTSTGAGVSVLPVANPIGFRDGQTITIDSGANSETAVIASIRRFGASSITVSAPLTHAHAAGAQVSGSGISVTNALTRSHAIGAQIYDGVPTPGAPNHYSERPH, encoded by the coding sequence GTGAAGACGAGAATCTCTCTTGCAGTTACGCTTGCACTGACGTTCCCGTTGATTTCAGCCATCCTGGTCATGGCACAACAGAGCAACCCTGGTTCGCGCGTTGCTCAGCAGAGGCCCGAAGGCCCATGCGACATCTATGCTGCTGCCGGCGATCCCTGCGTGGCTGCGCACAGCACCACACGCGCGCTGTACGCGTCATACAACGGCCCGCTGTACCAGGTTCTTCGTCAGTCGGATGGCAAGACTTTGGACATTGGCGTCGTCGAGCCGGTCGCATCGCCCGTACCGGACGCGGGTGGGTATGCCGACGCCGAGGCTCAGGACAAATTCTGCGCCAACACTTATTGCTGGATCAGCAAGATTTACGATCAGTCGCCGCAACACAATGACCTGACTCAAGCGCCACGCGGCGGATTCAGCGGACCTGCACTCGGCGGGTTCAACAACCTTCCCCTCGCCGACATGGCTCCCATTACCATAATGGGACACAAAGTCTACGGCGTGTTTATCGAACCTGGAATGGGACTCCGCCAGAACGATGCCAAAGGCACAGCAGTGGACGACCAGGCGGAGGGACAGTACTGGGTCATCAACGGTCTGCACTATAACTCCGGCTGCTGCTTCGACTACGGTAACGCCGAAATCGACAGCCGCGACGACGACAACGGCACCATGGAAACGGCCTATTTTGGGAATGCTCGTGCATGGTTTCACGGTAATCCCCCGGGCCCGTGGGTCATGACGGATCAGGAGAACAATCTCGTCGGGTGTGTTAACCCGGATGGAACCAAACTGTGCGTCAACCTGCCAAGCATTACCTGGCGCTTCGTGACCGCAATCGCTAAGGGAGAACCGCACCATTGGACCTCGATGGGCGGCAACGCACAAACGGGCGAGTTGTCGGTAATGTTCAGTGGACCGCGCGTGAACCGCACGTATGACCCAATGCGCAAGCAAGGAGCGATCCTTCTCGGCAATGGCGGCGATAACAGCAACGGCTCGCAGGGAACGTTCTATGAAGGCGCAATGACAGCCGCAGGCACATTCCCTACCGACGCTACCGACCAACGCGTGCAGGCCAACATCATAGGAGCAAGATACGATGTGGCTCCTCTGACGCTTGCGCCAGCGTCCGCGACGGCTACTCCACCAGGAGTCCAGACGTTCTCACCCGGCTCTGCGCAGGAGATTACGGCAACCTTTACAAACACCGCCGATGCGCCGGTAGCGGACGTCACGTTGAGTATCGCTGTACCCAACAAACAGTGGACCTCGTTTGCTTCGAGCTCTACAGAGACTTCGAAAAAATTCAATGATCCGGTCGCGCCCGGTGCGACCGCGAGCGCGACCTTCAAAATCACGTCAGGCCAGGGAGCCTTCAATGGCGATCTCGTGGGCAATGCGTCGTGGACGAACACGAAGACTGGCGCGAATCAAACCACGACAGTGGTCGAGAAGGTGCGGAACGTGAGCCCGATCAAGATCAACGAATTCCGTATCAGCTCGGGTTCTGCGAACACAACGGATTCCTTCATCGAACTTTACAATGGAGGATCCAGTACAGTTGACATCTCCAACTGGACGCTGACCCTACACCCGGCACAGCAGGCGATCTTCTCTACACTTAAGATTCCGGCCGGCACGAAACTGGCGACCGGAGGCTTTTATCTGTTTGGTCTCTCCAACTCCGGGCTTGTGGTTCCTGCACGCGTCGGCGATAGCACTATCTACGTCAGGAATACGAATGGCATGTCGGTGGGCGATACGGTCGCTGTTGACGTGGGTTCCAATTTGGAAAGGCGCAAAATCGCAAACCTCGGAACCGCAGCCGGCAATCACACCGCACTGTGGCAGCCTCTTCCAGATGGTCCCGTGATCACTGTTCCCGCCGGTTCGACCAATGTGCCAGTCGCGAGCACGTCCGAGTTCGCGGTCGGCCAGAAGATGGCGATCGGCTACGGCGCTACTTACCCCGCCGTCGCACGAGATCTAGAGCAGTACGAGGTGGTTACGGTCACTGCGGTTGGCAAGCAGGGCACGCAAGCCTATCTGGCGGCAGACGCGCCCGCCGGCTCGACCAACATTAAAGTAACGTCAGTCTCCGACATCTCAGTAGGTGACAAGATCAGGTTGGACATCGACAGCCGCGGACACGGCGTCGAGACCGTCACGGTTACGCGCGTCGGCAAGCAGGCGTACCGCACGAACCTCGCCGCTGATGCGAGCGCCGGCGCCACCAACATCAAAGTGCGCAACGTAAATGGCCTGGCTGCGGGCGACAAACTCACCATCGGTACTCCTGCGAATAAAGAAGAGGTCACCGTCAGCACCGTTGGCACGGCAGGGCCAACGGGCACCGGGGTTGAATTCACTCCAGAACTCGCCCAAGAGCACGGCCGCGACGGGACAGTGATGGCCGTGGGCACGGGCCTCGATTTAGCCGCGCCTCTGAAGTTCAGCCATGCGTCCAATCTTCCGTTCAGTGACCGCGGAACGGGAATCAGCTTCCAACCGGCTACCGCGTTTGCCCACTCGAGCAACGAGCCCGTGCAAGCGCTGGGTACCGGCATCGCGCTCGACCGCGCATTGGCCAAAGCTCATGCCATCAATTCAGCTGTGCGTGACTCCGCAGTTACCACAGCGGGTTATCAAGGAACGCCCGCACCCAACCAGTGGTTCGGGGGACCCGAGCTAGTAACCAACTATCCTCTTTTTGGCCGCACCATCGCGCTCAGACAAGGCAGCATTGTGCTTCGAGACGCTCCAGGCCTGGTGGTCGACAGTCTCAACTACGGCGGCCTCGTCGATCCATGGGCCGCGGAAGGATACCAAGCCAAGTCCGGTTTTGATCAGAGTGGATGCTTCGTCCGTGCGCCTGGCCCGGCGGGCGGCTTTGGGCCAGCTGCCGTTAGTGCGATAAACCAGAGCGCGGGCCGCTCGCCAGACGGCGCTGAGGCAGACAGCAACTGCACTGACTTCCTTACGCAGGCGGTTACCACTCTCGCGGCTGCGTCCGAGGCTGGTGAGACCAATGTCAAGGTCGCCAATGTCGAAGGTTTTGAGGTCGGTCAGAAGATCACGATCGATACAGGCGCGAACGAAGAGAACGGTGTCATCGCGACGGTTGGTACATCAGGCGCGACCACGGTCGACACCTCCACCGGCGCTGGTGTCTCCGTACTTCCTGTCGCCAACCCAATTGGTTTCCGCGACGGCCAGACCATCACGATCGACAGCGGCGCAAACTCTGAGACAGCAGTCATTGCCTCCATCCGAAGGTTTGGCGCCAGCTCAATCACAGTCAGCGCGCCGCTCACTCATGCGCACGCTGCCGGCGCACAAGTTTCCGGTTCTGGCATCAGCGTCACAAATGCATTGACGCGGAGCCATGCCATCGGGGCTCAGATCTACGACGGTGTGCCCACACCCGGTGCGCCTAATCACTATTCAGAGAGACCTCACTGA
- a CDS encoding response regulator — MSVQCPTILCVDDAPYLLELRRLQLEGVGYRVLTAATPQDALGMFAKYQVDLLLTDYLLPEMNGIALALTMKRSRPDLLVVLTSGWPNWSDDSKGVDLILPKPMDSKELRHAILRLLPSAQRYGT; from the coding sequence GTGTCGGTACAGTGCCCCACGATTTTGTGCGTGGACGATGCGCCTTATCTTCTCGAGTTGCGCAGATTGCAACTCGAAGGAGTCGGATATCGCGTGTTGACGGCTGCTACGCCGCAAGACGCTCTAGGGATGTTCGCGAAATATCAGGTAGATCTGCTCTTGACTGATTACCTATTGCCGGAGATGAATGGAATCGCGCTCGCGCTGACAATGAAGCGGAGCCGTCCCGATCTACTGGTTGTGCTGACATCAGGATGGCCGAATTGGAGTGACGACTCAAAGGGCGTTGATCTGATTCTGCCCAAGCCGATGGATTCGAAAGAACTCAGACATGCAATTTTGCGATTATTACCATCGGCCCAGCGATATGGAACGTGA
- a CDS encoding sigma-54 dependent transcriptional regulator, translating into MVLASESQEAFRVLVVDDEENVVAVMPEIFADMPVKVLVAQDEEAGWSLFRQHRPRLVFLDLKLRGTNGMNLLARIAGFDQGAEVILLSGEYSPAIAIEAIQKGAAEFLVKPVDVSGLRARVARALEDAAKKRRTGELETQLRASFSFYGMIGRSPRMLDVFNKLARIAPHFTRVLLTGPSGTGKELVARALHNLSPVSRGPFVACNCAALPESLAESQFFGFRKGAFTGAFQDTPGLFESADHGTIFLDEISEMSIAMQAKLLRVLQSDEVQRLGSVESRKLHLRAIAASNRDLTTEVAEGRFREDLFYRLSAVRLHLPPLSERKEDLPLLERHFLEKYAKQYGRIFTGISRRAQDMLARHDWPGNIRELENVIAGACILSEGPVLDLDDFPAALSMSPEKTVDTKFVSLQELERKYAREVLEAFAGNKQKAAEILGISRSTLYNILSDLPAVTNE; encoded by the coding sequence ATGGTCTTAGCATCTGAGTCGCAAGAAGCCTTTCGGGTGCTAGTGGTCGATGACGAGGAAAACGTCGTCGCTGTAATGCCCGAAATTTTTGCTGACATGCCGGTCAAAGTCCTTGTAGCCCAGGATGAGGAAGCGGGCTGGTCTCTTTTCCGGCAGCATCGGCCTCGCCTCGTCTTCCTCGATTTGAAGCTTCGTGGCACTAATGGAATGAATCTCCTGGCGCGTATCGCTGGCTTTGACCAGGGGGCTGAAGTGATTCTTTTGTCGGGCGAGTACTCTCCGGCCATTGCGATCGAAGCAATTCAAAAAGGAGCCGCAGAGTTTCTAGTTAAGCCAGTGGATGTGTCTGGCCTTCGAGCCCGCGTCGCTCGCGCGTTGGAGGACGCGGCCAAGAAGCGTCGAACCGGCGAGTTGGAGACGCAATTACGAGCATCATTCAGTTTTTATGGAATGATCGGGCGTAGCCCCCGCATGCTTGACGTGTTCAACAAGCTTGCCCGCATCGCACCTCATTTCACTAGAGTGCTCCTGACCGGACCTTCGGGAACTGGCAAGGAACTGGTCGCGCGTGCGCTTCACAATCTCTCGCCAGTAAGCCGGGGACCGTTCGTCGCTTGCAACTGCGCTGCGCTTCCTGAATCCCTGGCCGAAAGCCAATTTTTCGGGTTTCGCAAAGGAGCGTTTACCGGCGCGTTTCAAGACACGCCCGGACTATTCGAAAGCGCAGATCACGGTACGATCTTTCTCGATGAAATCAGCGAGATGTCGATTGCGATGCAGGCGAAGCTCTTGCGTGTCCTGCAAAGCGATGAGGTTCAACGACTCGGGTCGGTGGAGTCGCGTAAACTGCATCTTCGCGCAATCGCTGCCAGCAATCGAGACCTTACTACCGAGGTAGCCGAAGGCCGATTCCGCGAGGACCTGTTTTATCGTTTGTCGGCGGTACGGTTGCATCTTCCCCCGCTTTCGGAAAGGAAAGAAGACTTGCCTTTGCTCGAGCGACACTTTCTTGAGAAATATGCGAAACAATATGGACGGATCTTCACCGGCATCAGCCGCCGTGCGCAAGACATGCTCGCCCGCCACGATTGGCCTGGCAATATTCGTGAACTTGAAAATGTCATTGCTGGTGCATGCATTCTCAGCGAAGGCCCCGTGCTGGATTTGGACGATTTTCCGGCCGCGCTAAGCATGTCGCCCGAGAAGACCGTTGATACGAAGTTCGTGTCTTTGCAGGAACTCGAAAGAAAATATGCGCGCGAAGTGCTGGAAGCGTTCGCTGGCAATAAGCAGAAAGCTGCGGAGATTCTCGGCATCAGCCGTTCGACACTTTACAACATACTCTCCGACTTGCCTGCTGTAACCAACGAGTGA
- a CDS encoding glycoside hydrolase family 28 protein, with product MERRDLLKLSPLALAATVGHVSLADAQSVSPSAQPIYNVRSFRATGDGKTVDSPAINKAIEEVAAAGGGTLVFPAGTYMCFTIRLKSHVDLYLSHGCTILAADSPKPGETSGYNGGAYDAAEPNDPWTPYQDYGHNHWRNSLFHAENEHDFAVFGPGLIFGKGLSFGSRGARGDYQSFVAEQPGVGNKTFGLKNCHNVLLRDFSVLKGGHFALLATGVDNLTIDNLLVDTDRDGLDIDCCRNVRVSNCTINSPWDDAICPKSSYALGYARSTDNVTIANNYVTGCYELGSVIDGTWKKFPDDARVSRNGRIKCGTESNGGFRNITITGNVIEGCKGISLESSDGAYLEDIAVTGNTMRDIVDAPLFLRLNRRNRNPKETLRTGTLRRVLIANLVSYNSASSTSSLFSGIASNLIEDVKLSNCYFDHRAMPSTVRVNREESKPMPDWHTIQVPELEDAYPELLRFGPTPSNGFFIRHLRNLEMSHVEVAPSGPDPRPAFWLEDVHRADFFAITAPRQENFSLHNVSDFRLLWSRAAKDATFAAAGDHLL from the coding sequence ATGGAACGTCGCGACCTGCTCAAGTTGTCTCCCTTAGCTCTTGCTGCCACCGTAGGCCATGTCTCACTCGCCGACGCGCAGAGCGTATCGCCGTCAGCACAACCGATTTACAACGTCCGGAGCTTCCGCGCTACGGGCGATGGCAAGACGGTCGATAGTCCGGCCATCAACAAAGCCATCGAGGAGGTTGCCGCGGCGGGTGGGGGCACATTGGTGTTTCCTGCCGGCACGTACATGTGCTTCACGATTCGGCTCAAATCGCATGTCGACCTGTACCTATCGCATGGCTGCACCATCCTCGCGGCCGATTCTCCCAAACCTGGCGAGACGTCTGGCTATAACGGCGGCGCGTACGACGCAGCTGAGCCCAACGATCCCTGGACTCCTTACCAGGACTATGGCCACAACCATTGGCGCAACTCTCTGTTCCACGCGGAAAACGAGCACGATTTCGCCGTATTCGGGCCCGGTCTCATCTTCGGCAAGGGGCTTTCATTCGGCTCGCGCGGCGCACGCGGAGACTATCAATCGTTCGTCGCCGAACAACCTGGTGTTGGCAACAAAACGTTCGGACTGAAGAACTGTCACAACGTCCTGCTGCGCGACTTCAGCGTGCTGAAAGGTGGACACTTCGCGCTCCTTGCCACCGGGGTAGATAACCTCACGATTGACAATTTGCTGGTCGATACCGATCGCGACGGGCTCGACATCGACTGCTGCCGCAACGTTCGCGTTTCCAACTGCACGATCAACTCGCCCTGGGACGATGCGATTTGCCCGAAGTCCAGCTACGCACTCGGATACGCGCGTTCAACAGATAACGTGACGATCGCGAACAACTACGTGACTGGCTGTTACGAACTGGGCAGCGTCATCGATGGAACGTGGAAGAAATTCCCAGATGACGCACGTGTCTCCCGCAATGGCCGTATCAAATGCGGGACGGAATCGAACGGCGGTTTCCGGAACATCACAATTACAGGAAATGTGATCGAAGGATGCAAGGGCATTTCGCTCGAAAGCTCGGATGGAGCCTACCTCGAAGATATTGCCGTCACCGGAAACACCATGCGGGACATCGTCGATGCGCCGCTCTTTCTTAGGCTGAACCGGCGCAACCGCAATCCCAAGGAGACCCTCCGCACGGGTACGCTGCGGCGCGTGCTGATCGCGAATCTTGTCAGCTACAATTCAGCGTCATCGACCTCGTCGCTGTTTTCAGGAATAGCTTCCAACCTCATCGAAGACGTGAAGCTTTCCAATTGCTACTTCGACCATCGCGCAATGCCCAGCACGGTGCGCGTGAACCGGGAAGAGTCGAAGCCGATGCCGGATTGGCATACTATTCAGGTCCCGGAGTTAGAAGACGCGTACCCCGAACTGCTCCGATTTGGTCCCACGCCGTCGAATGGCTTTTTCATCCGCCACCTGCGCAATCTGGAGATGTCGCATGTGGAGGTCGCGCCCTCCGGCCCCGATCCCCGGCCGGCGTTCTGGCTCGAGGATGTCCACCGGGCTGACTTCTTCGCCATAACAGCGCCACGGCAGGAGAACTTCTCGCTTCACAACGTGTCGGATTTTCGTTTGCTCTGGTCGCGTGCGGCTAAAGACGCGACGTTCGCGGCCGCCGGCGATCATCTCCTGTAG
- a CDS encoding PilZ domain-containing protein encodes MSATLVSRPPQNSSNFAPRVALVKLDSAMVEILQKAFAQCGIDTVVAYEDFATRLAKEQFQGCVVNLDEHALITLDAVRSSRSNRRMILYGIVSAGIDVRAFSRYGINTLLGPRPDRTSVLNAVRSTCALLLHELRRYVRIPLVIAISAESQSGQRFFGSTREISGGGMSVQFTGNPELSGKVRLSFSLPDKPSMSVAAVVCWQNGDSTGLQFETSDSGRQGVKSWIDSFLGLD; translated from the coding sequence ATGAGCGCTACTCTGGTTTCCAGACCCCCTCAAAACAGTTCCAACTTCGCTCCTCGCGTCGCGTTGGTCAAACTCGATTCAGCGATGGTCGAGATCCTTCAAAAGGCATTTGCGCAATGCGGGATCGACACAGTTGTTGCCTACGAGGATTTTGCCACTCGGTTAGCTAAAGAACAGTTCCAGGGCTGCGTCGTTAACTTGGATGAACATGCGCTGATTACCCTAGACGCAGTGCGCTCCTCCCGGTCCAATCGCCGCATGATTCTGTATGGAATTGTGAGCGCGGGAATCGATGTGCGGGCCTTCTCGAGGTATGGCATCAACACACTTCTCGGTCCGAGGCCCGATCGCACTTCAGTTCTGAACGCAGTGCGCTCCACCTGCGCCCTTCTGCTGCATGAATTACGTCGCTATGTCAGGATTCCGCTCGTGATCGCCATCTCCGCAGAAAGCCAAAGCGGACAAAGGTTCTTCGGCTCGACACGCGAAATCAGTGGTGGAGGAATGTCGGTTCAGTTCACCGGGAATCCTGAGCTCTCAGGCAAGGTGCGCCTCTCATTCAGTCTGCCCGATAAACCGTCCATGAGCGTTGCAGCGGTTGTGTGTTGGCAAAACGGTGACAGCACGGGCTTGCAGTTCGAGACATCCGATTCGGGACGGCAGGGAGTGAAGAGCTGGATCGATTCGTTCCTCGGACTTGATTAA
- a CDS encoding efflux RND transporter permease subunit, giving the protein GSQIPINQIARLSYSRGPTMIRDEEGALTAYVYLDLNTRNYGGFVEKAERLLRDNLRLPAGYSYRWAGEYEFEQRAKARLKIVLPVVFFIIFMLLYMVFRSVAEAAVLIFPTIYALTGGLLLQWALGYNFSVAVWVGYIALFGIAVETGVVMVVYLHEALQHRIADGVPITNDEIHAAAVEGAVHRLRPKLMTVTAVLASLAPILVETGIGSDVMKPIAAPIVGGMITSTIHVLILVPVFFVQLKERALRRGTLIRSDEAM; this is encoded by the coding sequence GGGTCGCAGATCCCTATCAATCAAATCGCGCGGCTTTCATACTCGCGCGGGCCAACGATGATTCGAGACGAAGAAGGCGCTCTCACTGCTTACGTTTACCTCGACCTGAACACGCGAAACTATGGAGGATTCGTTGAAAAAGCCGAACGCCTGCTCCGGGACAATCTCCGTCTGCCGGCGGGCTACAGCTATCGGTGGGCTGGCGAGTACGAATTCGAGCAGCGTGCCAAGGCCAGATTGAAGATTGTGCTTCCAGTCGTGTTCTTTATCATCTTTATGCTGCTGTACATGGTGTTCCGCTCGGTTGCGGAAGCGGCAGTCCTGATCTTCCCCACAATTTATGCGCTCACCGGAGGTCTCCTCCTGCAATGGGCGCTTGGGTACAACTTCAGCGTCGCCGTTTGGGTAGGCTATATCGCGCTGTTTGGAATTGCTGTTGAGACGGGAGTCGTGATGGTCGTCTACCTTCATGAAGCATTGCAACACCGCATCGCAGATGGTGTGCCGATCACCAACGATGAAATACATGCCGCAGCGGTAGAAGGCGCAGTACATCGGCTGAGGCCCAAACTGATGACGGTGACTGCCGTTCTCGCGAGTCTCGCTCCGATCCTGGTCGAAACGGGCATCGGCTCGGATGTGATGAAGCCCATTGCGGCGCCCATAGTGGGCGGGATGATTACATCAACTATCCACGTCCTCATTTTGGTGCCGGTGTTTTTCGTGCAGCTGAAGGAGCGGGCGCTCCGTCGCGGCACACTCATACGGTCGGATGAGGCGATGTAG
- a CDS encoding response regulator gives MSLILWIDDDTDQLRLYSELLWRAGFHVITATNATAGLDLFARNPVDLVVSDQHLRDGTTINVVAELKRVKPTVPVIVFSGSLEVPTGIELADLSVTKGAVSPKELIAEIARLLTKA, from the coding sequence TTGTCTTTAATTCTCTGGATCGACGACGATACGGATCAGCTCCGGCTCTATTCGGAATTGTTGTGGCGTGCTGGGTTCCACGTGATCACCGCGACGAATGCAACCGCAGGACTCGATTTGTTTGCGCGAAATCCCGTTGATCTCGTCGTAAGCGATCAGCATCTTCGGGACGGCACAACCATTAATGTTGTCGCTGAACTGAAACGAGTAAAACCGACTGTGCCTGTGATTGTGTTCAGCGGCTCGCTGGAAGTTCCAACAGGAATTGAGCTTGCCGACCTGAGCGTTACGAAGGGAGCTGTTTCCCCGAAGGAACTGATCGCTGAGATCGCAAGACTCTTGACGAAAGCTTAG